The following proteins come from a genomic window of Caloenas nicobarica isolate bCalNic1 chromosome 24, bCalNic1.hap1, whole genome shotgun sequence:
- the SP2 gene encoding transcription factor Sp2: MAATAAVSPSEYLQPAASSAQDSQPSPLALLAATCSKIGPPAVEAAVTPPAPPQPTPRKLVPIKPAPLPLGSGKNSFGILSSKGNLFQIQGSQVGTSYPGGQLVFAIQNPTVINKGTRSSGSIQYQAVPQLQGGQTIQVQPNKIQIIPGTNQAILTPSSSSHKPVPIKPAPAHKGGASPVRSNVVKFPGGSNVTLTLPVNNLVNAGEPGAQAQILAESPSKPGKKTRKKTLSPAQAVAVAEQVETVLIETTAENIIQAGGNLLIVQGAGQPAVLQQLQVLQPKQEPQVVQIPQQALRVVQAASATLPTVPQKSSQNFQIQTTEPTPTQLYFKTLSGELQTVLLQEAPAMTVAPSGTSCSSPVSRGAGSGGRKPAMRKERPLPKIAPAGGIISLNAAQLAAAAQAMQTININGVQVQGVPVTITNSGGQQQLTVQNMSGNNVTISGLSPTQIQLQMEQALAGELQPGEKRRRMACTCPNCKDGDKRPGDPGKKKHICHIPECGRTFRKTSLLRAHVRLHTGERPFVCNWVLCGKRFTRSDELQRHARTHTGDKRFECAQCQKRFMRSDHLTKHYKTHLVTKNL, from the exons ATGGCCGCCACGGCCGCCGTCAGCCCCAGCGAGTACCTGCAGCCGGCCGCCTCCTCCGCCCAG GACTCCCAGCCGTCTCCCCTCGCCCTCCTCGCAGCCACATGTAGCAAAATCGGTCCCCCTGCTGTGGAAGCCGCCGTgactcctcctgcccctccccagCCGACGCCTCGCAAACTGGTCCCCATCAAACCCGCTCCACTCCCCCTGGGCTCCGGGAAGAACAGTTTTGGGATCCTGTCATCGAAAGGGAACCTCTTCCAGATCCAGGGCTCTCAGGTCGGCACCTCCTACCCCGGGGGGCAGCTGGTTTTTGCCATCCAGAACCCAACTGTCATCAACAAGGGCACCCGCTCGTCCGGCAGCATCCAGTACCAGGCCGTGCCGCAGCTCCAGGGCGGACAGACCATCCAGGTCCAGCCCAACAAGATCCAGATTATTCCAGGCACGAACCAAGCCATcctcactccttcctcctcctctcacaAGCCCGTACCCATCAAACCGGCTCCGGCGCACAAGGGTGGAGCGTCGCCGGTGCGGAGCAACGTGGTCAAGTTCCCCGGCGGCAGCAACGTGACGCTGACCCTGCCTGTGAATAATCTGGTGAACGCTGGTGAGCCGGGCGCACAGGCTCAGATCCTTGCCGAGAGCCCCTCAAAACCCGGCAAAAAGACTCGGAAGAAAACCTTGTCACCTGCGCAGGCAGTGGCGGTGGCTGAGCAGGTGGAGACGGTGTTGATCGAGACGACAGCGGAGAACATCATCCAGGCGGGCGGCAACCTGCTGATTGTGCAGGGCGCGGGGCAGCCAGccgtgctgcagcagctgcaggtgctgcagcCCAAGCAGGAGCCACAGGTGGTGCAGATCCCACAGCAGGCCCTGCGTGTTGTCCAGGCCGCCTCCGCCACCCTCCCCACCGTCCCCCAAAAGTCCTCCCAGAACTTCCAGATCCAGACAACGGAACCCACTCCCACCCAG CTCTACTTCAAAACACTGTCAGGGGAGCTGCAGACCGTGCTGCTCCAGGAAGCCCCAGCCATGACGGTGGCTCCGTCGGGGACCTCTTGCAGCAGCCCCGTGTCCCGCGGCGCCGGGAGTGGTGGCAGGAAACCGGCCATGCGCAAGGAACGTCCCCTGCCAAAAATTGCCCCCGCTGGGGGCATCATCAGCCTGAACGCGGCGCAGCTGGCAGCGGCGGCGCAGGCGATGCAGACCATCAACATCAATGGTGTGCAGGTCCAGGGCGTCCCTGTCACCATCACCAACAGTGGAG gccagcagcagctgacGGTGCAGAACATGTCTGGCAACAACGTGACCATCAGCGGGCTGAGCCCCACGCAGatccagctgcagatggagCAGGCGctggctggggagctgcagccggGGGAGAAGCGTCGGCGGATGGCGTGTACCTGCCCCAACTGCAAGGACGGGGACAAGCG GCCGGGGGACCCGGGGAAGAAGAAGCACATTTGTCACATCCCGGAGTGCGGGAGGACGTTCCGCAAGACGTCGCTGCTGCGCGCACACGTGCGTCTGCACACGGGGGAACGGCCCTTCGTCTGCAACTGGGTGCTCTGCGGGAAGCGCTTCACACGCAGCGACGAGCTGCAGCGGCACGCGCGCACGCACACAG GTGACAAGCGCTTCGAGTGCGCACAGTGCCAGAAACGCTTCATGCGCAGCGACCACCTCACCAAGCACTACAAAACCCACCTGGTCACCAAGAACTTGTAG
- the PNPO gene encoding pyridoxine-5'-phosphate oxidase yields MDLGPLRKSYRGDAEAFEEQHLASRDPIQQFGVWFQEAAGCPDIGEPNAMCLATCTRDGKPSARMVLLKGFGQDGFRFFTNLESRKGKELDSNPFASLVFYWEPLNRQVRIEGSVQRLPEEESERYFHSRPRSSQIGAVVSRQSTVIPDREYLRQKNAELEERYRDTAVPKPPYWGGYVLQPEVVEFWQGQTNRLHDRIVFRRLRDGAAPPGDMTHRGEGEWVFERFAP; encoded by the exons ATGGACCTGGGGCCGCTGCGGAAGAGCTACCGGGGGGACGCGGAG gccTTCGAGGAGCAGCACTTGGCCTCCCGTGACCCCATCCAGCAGTTCGGGGTCTGGTTCCAGGAGGCCGCGGGGTGTCCGGACATTGGGGAGCCCAACGCCATGTGCTTGGCCACCTGCACCAG GGACGGGAAGCCCTCGGCCCGCATGGTGCTGCTGAAGGGCTTCGGCCAGGACGGGTTCCGCTTCTTCACCAACCTCGAGAGCCGCAAGGGCAAGGAGCTG GACTCCAACCCCTTCGCTTCGCTCGTCTTTTACTGGGAGCCCCTCAACCGGCAG GTGCGGATCGAGGGCTCGGTGCAGCGGCTGCCGGAGGAGGAATCGGAGCGATATTTCCACTCGCGCCCCAGGAGCAGCCAGATCGGGGCCGTGGTGAGCCGGCAGAGCACCGTCATCCCGGACCGCGAG TATTTAAGGCAGAAGAACGCGGAGCTGGAGGAGCGGTACCGGGACACCGCGGTGCCGAAGCCGCCGTACTG GGGGGGGTACGTCCTGCAGCCCGAGGTGGTGGAGTTCTGGCAGGGCCAAACCAACCGCCTGCACGACCGCATCGTGTTCCGGCGCCTGCGGGACGGCGCGGCCCCCCCGGGGGACATGACGCACCGCGGGGAGGGCGAGTGGGTCTTCGAGCGTTTCGCCCCATGA
- the PRR15L gene encoding proline-rich protein 15-like protein, translated as MAESSGWWKLTFLRKRRSVPAVLYESPDSHGAGDTAEGTGEGGPPGYAARLEKIVDKSTKGKHVKVSNSGRFKEKKKVRATLAEHPNLCGTGEQEDK; from the coding sequence ATGGCCGAGAGCTCCGGCTGGTGGAAGCTGACGTTCCTGCGGAAGCGCCGGTCGGTGCCCGCCGTGCTGTACGAGAGCCCCGACAGCCACGGCGCCGGGGACACCGCGGAGGGGACGGGCGAGGGGGGGCCCCCCGGCTACGCCGCCCGCCTGGAGAAGATCGTGGACAAGAGCACCAAGGGCAAACACGTCAAGGTGTCCAACTCGGGGCGCTtcaaggagaagaagaaagtgcGGGCGACGCTGGCCGAGCACCCCAACCTCTGCGGCACCGGCGAGCAGGAGGACAAATGA
- the CDK5RAP3 gene encoding CDK5 regulatory subunit-associated protein 3 isoform X1, which produces MQVPPQDIQTVPIDIQTGKLLDWLVDRRHCSLRWQSRAQDIRQRIDAAMGDMPEHPEIKQLLAGAYLHYFHCLRIVEILKGTEASSKNLFGRYSSQRMKDWQEIVSLYEKENTYLAELASLLVRSISYEIPSLRKRIRGCQQAQRDFARREEECQLRAAELRERFFASCKQYGIAGDNVRQELLALVKDLPSLLSEIGAGASTLGEAIELYQACVEFVCESPSEQVVPLLRHVGARGNTTVYEWRTGLQPLRVERPELEEQPEQPKDDAIDWGDFTLEPSAGGDGAAADGGAPGEEIDWGITLEPGPQQDDGIDWGDGESEEAQITVLEAGTEVPEGVACGSDALTLLEHAETRSQFIDELMELELFLSQRLAEMEEEADVVAVSQFQLAPPALQGQSSARVGSLLASTRALLGRLCARSLQHLFIILASPRYVERVSELLRQRLRQAELLLAKGAAMGQKRREALAEQGTLEPQLDRLLEKTKELQKLIEADISKRYSGRPVNLMGVSL; this is translated from the exons atGCAG GTCCCTCCCCAGGACATCCAGACCGTGCCTATCGACATCCAGACCGGCAAACTCCTGG ACTGGCTGGTGGACAGGAGACACTGCAGCCTGCGATGGCAGAGCCGCGCGCAGGACATCCGCCAGAGGATCGACGCGGCCATGGGGGACATGCCGGAGCACCCAGAGATCAAGCAGCTGCTGGCGGGGGCCT ACCTGCACTATTTCCACTGCCTGCGCATCGTGGAGATCCTCAAGGGCACTGAGGCCTCCAGCAAAAACCTCTTTGGACGTTACTCGTCCCAGCGCATGAAG gaCTGGCAGGAGATCGTGTCCCTCTACGAGAAGGAGAACACCTACCTGG CCGAGCTTGCCAGCCTCCTGGTGCGCAGCATCAGCTACGAGATCCCGTCGCTGCGGAAGCGGATCCGCGGGTGCCAGCAGGCGCAGCGGGACTTCGCGCGCCGTGAGGAGGAGTGCCAGCTGCGGGCGGCCGAGCTGCGCGAGCGCTTCTTCGCCTCCTGCAAGCAGTACGGCATCGCC ggtgacAACGTgcgccaggagctgctggcctTGGTGAAGGACCTGCCGTCGCTGCTGTCGGAGATCGGGGCGGGCGCCAGCACGCTCGGCGAGGCCATCGAGCTGTACCAGGCCTGCGTGGAGTTCGTGTGCGAGAG cccctcaGAGCAGGTGGTGCCCCTGCTGCGGCACGTCGGGGCCAGGGGCAACACGACCGTGTACGAGTGGCGGACGGGGCTGCAGCCGCTGCGCGTGGAGCGGccggagctggaggagcagccggAGCAGCCGAAGGACGACGCG ATCGACTGGGGGGACTTCACACTGGAGCCCAGTGCGGGGGGTGACGGTGCCGCTGCCGACGGGGGAGCCCCCGGCGAGGAGATCGACTGGGGGATCACGCTGGAGCCTGGTCCCCAG CAGGACGACGGCATCGACTGGGGAGATGGGGAAAGCGAGGAGGCGCAGATCACGGTGCTGGAGGCCGGTACCGAGG TGCCCGAGGGGGTTGCCTGCGGCTCGGACGCCCTGACGCTCCTGGAGCACGCCGAGACCCGGAGCCAGTTCATCGACGAGCTCATGGAG CTGGAGCTGTTCCTGTCCCAGCGCCTGGcggagatggaggaggaggcGGACGTGGTGGCCGTCAGCCAGTTCCAGCTGGCCCCCCCCGCGCTGCAGGGCCAGAGCAGCGCCCGCGTGGGCTCCCTCCTGGCCAGCACCCGGGCGCTGCTGGGCCGGCTCTGCGCCCGCAGCCTGCAGCACCTCTTCATCATCCTCGCCTCCCCCAG GTACGTGGAGCGGGTGAGCGAGCTGCTGCGGCAGCGGCTGCGGCAggcggagctgctgctggccaagggGGCGGCCATGGGGCAGAAGCGGCGTGAGGCCCTGGCCGAGCAGGGGACGCTGGAGCCGCAGCTCGACCGGCTGCTGGAGAAGACCAaggagctgcagaagctg ATCGAGGCGGACATCTCCAAGCGCTACAGCGGGCGGCCGGTGAACCTGATGGGGGTCTCTCTGTGA
- the CDK5RAP3 gene encoding CDK5 regulatory subunit-associated protein 3 isoform X2: MQVPPQDIQTVPIDIQTGKLLDWLVDRRHCSLRWQSRAQDIRQRIDAAMGDMPEHPEIKQLLAGAYLHYFHCLRIVEILKGTEASSKNLFGRYSSQRMKDWQEIVSLYEKENTYLAELASLLVRSISYEIPSLRKRIRGCQQAQRDFARREEECQLRAAELRERFFASCKQYGIAGDNVRQELLALVKDLPSLLSEIGAGASTLGEAIELYQACVEFVCESPSEQVVPLLRHVGARGNTTVYEWRTGLQPLRVERPELEEQPEQPKDDAIDWGDFTLEPSAGGDGAAADGGAPGEEIDWGITLEPGPQDDGIDWGDGESEEAQITVLEAGTEVPEGVACGSDALTLLEHAETRSQFIDELMELELFLSQRLAEMEEEADVVAVSQFQLAPPALQGQSSARVGSLLASTRALLGRLCARSLQHLFIILASPRYVERVSELLRQRLRQAELLLAKGAAMGQKRREALAEQGTLEPQLDRLLEKTKELQKLIEADISKRYSGRPVNLMGVSL, from the exons atGCAG GTCCCTCCCCAGGACATCCAGACCGTGCCTATCGACATCCAGACCGGCAAACTCCTGG ACTGGCTGGTGGACAGGAGACACTGCAGCCTGCGATGGCAGAGCCGCGCGCAGGACATCCGCCAGAGGATCGACGCGGCCATGGGGGACATGCCGGAGCACCCAGAGATCAAGCAGCTGCTGGCGGGGGCCT ACCTGCACTATTTCCACTGCCTGCGCATCGTGGAGATCCTCAAGGGCACTGAGGCCTCCAGCAAAAACCTCTTTGGACGTTACTCGTCCCAGCGCATGAAG gaCTGGCAGGAGATCGTGTCCCTCTACGAGAAGGAGAACACCTACCTGG CCGAGCTTGCCAGCCTCCTGGTGCGCAGCATCAGCTACGAGATCCCGTCGCTGCGGAAGCGGATCCGCGGGTGCCAGCAGGCGCAGCGGGACTTCGCGCGCCGTGAGGAGGAGTGCCAGCTGCGGGCGGCCGAGCTGCGCGAGCGCTTCTTCGCCTCCTGCAAGCAGTACGGCATCGCC ggtgacAACGTgcgccaggagctgctggcctTGGTGAAGGACCTGCCGTCGCTGCTGTCGGAGATCGGGGCGGGCGCCAGCACGCTCGGCGAGGCCATCGAGCTGTACCAGGCCTGCGTGGAGTTCGTGTGCGAGAG cccctcaGAGCAGGTGGTGCCCCTGCTGCGGCACGTCGGGGCCAGGGGCAACACGACCGTGTACGAGTGGCGGACGGGGCTGCAGCCGCTGCGCGTGGAGCGGccggagctggaggagcagccggAGCAGCCGAAGGACGACGCG ATCGACTGGGGGGACTTCACACTGGAGCCCAGTGCGGGGGGTGACGGTGCCGCTGCCGACGGGGGAGCCCCCGGCGAGGAGATCGACTGGGGGATCACGCTGGAGCCTGGTCCCCAG GACGACGGCATCGACTGGGGAGATGGGGAAAGCGAGGAGGCGCAGATCACGGTGCTGGAGGCCGGTACCGAGG TGCCCGAGGGGGTTGCCTGCGGCTCGGACGCCCTGACGCTCCTGGAGCACGCCGAGACCCGGAGCCAGTTCATCGACGAGCTCATGGAG CTGGAGCTGTTCCTGTCCCAGCGCCTGGcggagatggaggaggaggcGGACGTGGTGGCCGTCAGCCAGTTCCAGCTGGCCCCCCCCGCGCTGCAGGGCCAGAGCAGCGCCCGCGTGGGCTCCCTCCTGGCCAGCACCCGGGCGCTGCTGGGCCGGCTCTGCGCCCGCAGCCTGCAGCACCTCTTCATCATCCTCGCCTCCCCCAG GTACGTGGAGCGGGTGAGCGAGCTGCTGCGGCAGCGGCTGCGGCAggcggagctgctgctggccaagggGGCGGCCATGGGGCAGAAGCGGCGTGAGGCCCTGGCCGAGCAGGGGACGCTGGAGCCGCAGCTCGACCGGCTGCTGGAGAAGACCAaggagctgcagaagctg ATCGAGGCGGACATCTCCAAGCGCTACAGCGGGCGGCCGGTGAACCTGATGGGGGTCTCTCTGTGA
- the COPZ2 gene encoding coatomer subunit zeta-2 isoform X1 has product MEPAGPEPSLFTVKALLILDSRGQRLLAKYYDGTFPTAKERAAFERSIFSQSQRTGGEIACLEGLTVVYRSSVDLFFYVVGGCQENELMLLAVLTCLLDALGHLLRKEVEKRWLLDNMEGTFLVVDEIVDRGVILESDPQQVIQRLSLRAAQSAGTQGTLVVANRQHRGGANPSVPIFQEKN; this is encoded by the exons ATGGAGCCCGCGGGGCCG GAGCCGTCCCTGTTCACGGTGAAGGCCCTGCTCATCCTGGACAGCCGCGGCCAGCGCCTCCTGGCCAAG TACTACGACGGGACCTTCCCCACGGCCAAGGAGCGGGCAGCCTTCGAGAGGAGCATCTTCAGCCAGAGCCAGCGGACGGGGG GTGAGATCGCCTGCCTGGAAGGACTCACTGTCGTCTACAGGAGCAGCGTCGACCTCTTCTTCTATGTGGTGGGGGGCTGCCAGGAGAACGAG CTGATGCTCTTGGCCGTGCTCACCTGCCTCCTCGACGCCCTTGGCCACCTCCTGCG GAAGGAGGTGGAGAAACGCTGGCTGCTGGACAACATGGAGGGGACATTCCTGGTGGTGGACGAGATTGTGGACAGGGG GGTGATCCTGGAGAGCGACCCCCAGCAAGTGATCCAGCGGCTGAGCCTGCGG GCGGCTCAGAGCGCGGGGACACAGGGGACGCTGGTGGTCGCAAATAGGCAGCACCGAGGAGGTGCAAACCCCTCCGTGCCGATTTTTCAAGAGAAGAATTAA
- the COPZ2 gene encoding coatomer subunit zeta-2 isoform X2, with protein sequence MEPAGPEPSLFTVKALLILDSRGQRLLAKYYDGTFPTAKERAAFERSIFSQSQRTGGEIACLEGLTVVYRSSVDLFFYVVGGCQENELMLLAVLTCLLDALGHLLRKEVEKRWLLDNMEGTFLVVDEIVDRGVILESDPQQVIQRLSLRQTPEPAPYGFVLFDYLAGGSERGDTGDAGGRK encoded by the exons ATGGAGCCCGCGGGGCCG GAGCCGTCCCTGTTCACGGTGAAGGCCCTGCTCATCCTGGACAGCCGCGGCCAGCGCCTCCTGGCCAAG TACTACGACGGGACCTTCCCCACGGCCAAGGAGCGGGCAGCCTTCGAGAGGAGCATCTTCAGCCAGAGCCAGCGGACGGGGG GTGAGATCGCCTGCCTGGAAGGACTCACTGTCGTCTACAGGAGCAGCGTCGACCTCTTCTTCTATGTGGTGGGGGGCTGCCAGGAGAACGAG CTGATGCTCTTGGCCGTGCTCACCTGCCTCCTCGACGCCCTTGGCCACCTCCTGCG GAAGGAGGTGGAGAAACGCTGGCTGCTGGACAACATGGAGGGGACATTCCTGGTGGTGGACGAGATTGTGGACAGGGG GGTGATCCTGGAGAGCGACCCCCAGCAAGTGATCCAGCGGCTGAGCCTGCGG CAGACCCCGGAGCCAGCACCGTACGGCTTCGTCCTCTTCGACTACCTGGCAGGCGGCTCAGAGCGCGGGGACACAGGGGACGCTGGTGGTCGCAAATAG
- the COPZ2 gene encoding coatomer subunit zeta-2 isoform X3, translating to MEPAGPEPSLFTVKALLILDSRGQRLLAKYYDGTFPTAKERAAFERSIFSQSQRTGGEIACLEGLTVVYRSSVDLFFYVVGGCQENELMLLAVLTCLLDALGHLLRKEVEKRWLLDNMEGTFLVVDEIVDRGVILESDPQQVIQRLSLRTPEPAPYGFVLFDYLAGGSERGDTGDAGGRK from the exons ATGGAGCCCGCGGGGCCG GAGCCGTCCCTGTTCACGGTGAAGGCCCTGCTCATCCTGGACAGCCGCGGCCAGCGCCTCCTGGCCAAG TACTACGACGGGACCTTCCCCACGGCCAAGGAGCGGGCAGCCTTCGAGAGGAGCATCTTCAGCCAGAGCCAGCGGACGGGGG GTGAGATCGCCTGCCTGGAAGGACTCACTGTCGTCTACAGGAGCAGCGTCGACCTCTTCTTCTATGTGGTGGGGGGCTGCCAGGAGAACGAG CTGATGCTCTTGGCCGTGCTCACCTGCCTCCTCGACGCCCTTGGCCACCTCCTGCG GAAGGAGGTGGAGAAACGCTGGCTGCTGGACAACATGGAGGGGACATTCCTGGTGGTGGACGAGATTGTGGACAGGGG GGTGATCCTGGAGAGCGACCCCCAGCAAGTGATCCAGCGGCTGAGCCTGCGG ACCCCGGAGCCAGCACCGTACGGCTTCGTCCTCTTCGACTACCTGGCAGGCGGCTCAGAGCGCGGGGACACAGGGGACGCTGGTGGTCGCAAATAG
- the NFE2L1 gene encoding endoplasmic reticulum membrane sensor NFE2L1: MLSLKKYFTEGLIQFTILLSLIGVRVDVDTYLNSQLPPLREIILGQSSAYTQTQFHNLRNTLDGYGIHPKSVDLDYYFTARRLLNQVRALDRFQVPSTEVNAWLVHRDPEGSVPGSQPSAGIALENGGGLQDGSSPDSGVRESGAEQGFGEELEDLGAVAAPVNGDLTKEDIDLIDILWRQDIDLGAGREIFDYSHRQKESEVDKELSDGRERGDGWRSGGNQILERNLLVDGETGESFPAQAPGAEDQTALSLEECLRLLEATFPFGDNPEFPAADVSTLSEAVPGDDGSPGGPGPLLPPLLADTESPFDLEQQWQDLMSIMEMQAMEVNNTTTETLYNGTSGDLLASNYSLAPGTPINQNVSLHQASLGGCSQDFPLFGAEIESPSMAGSSALLQLVPDNSTGLNATFSATNLSGIFFPPQLNGTGNETGGPELPDPLGGLLDEAMLDEISLMDLAIEEGFNPVQASQLEEEFDSDSGLSLDSSHSPASLSSSEASSSSSSSSSSSSSSSFSEEGAVGYSSDSENVDFEEAEGAVGYQPEYSKFCRMSYQEPSQLQYLPYLEHVGHNHTYNMAPGDPEEPKPPSTGKKSGKEKPSEFLDKQMSRDEHRARAMKIPFTNDKIINLPVEEFNELLSKYQLSEAQLSLIRDIRRRGKNKMAAQNCRKRKLDTILNLERDVEDLQRDKSKLLREKVEFLKSIRQMKQKVQNLYQEVFGRLRDENGRPYSPSQYALQYASDGSVILIPRAVAEQQSRRQERKQKDRRK, translated from the exons ATGCTTTCTCTGAAGAAATACTTCACCGAAGGCCTCATCCAGTTCACCATTCTCCTCAGCTTGATCGGCGTTCGCGTGGACGTGGACACCTACCTGAACTCGCAGCTCCCCCCTCTCCGGGAGATCATTCTTGGCCAGAGCTCCGCTTACACCCAGACCCAGTTTCACAACCTGCGCAACACCTTGGACGGCTATGGCATCCACCCAAAAAGCGTAGACCTGGACTATTACTTCACCGCCCGCAGGCTGCTCAACCAGGTGAGGGCCCTGGACAGGTTTCAGGTCCCCAGCACCGAGGTCAACGCGTGGCTGGTGCACAGAGACCCCGAGGGCTCCGTCCCCGGCAGCCAGCCCAGCGCCGGCATCGCCCTCGAGAACGGCGGCGGATTGCAGGATGGGAGCAGCCCCGACAGCGGCGTGAGGGAGAGCGGGGCCGAGCAAGGTTTTGGGGAAGAACTGGAAGATTTGGGAGCGGTGGCTGCGCCGGTGAACGGAGATCTGACCAAGGAG GACATCGATTTGATTGACATCCTGTGGAGACAGGATATTGATCTCGGCGCTGGGCGAGAGATTTTTGACTACAGCCACCGGCAGAAGGAGAGCGAAGTGGACAAAGAGCTGAGCGATGGGAGGGAGCGCGGGGACGGCTGGAGGAGCGGAGGGAACCAGATCCTGGAGAGGAACCTGCTAGTGGATGGAGAGACCGGGGAGAGCTTCCCTGCGCAG GCGCCCGGCGCGGAGGATCAGACAGCCCTGTCGCTGGAGGAGTGCCTTAGGCTGCTGGAGGCCACCTTCCCGTTCGGGGACAACCCGGAG TTCCCGGCCGCGGACGTGTCCACGCTGAGCGAGGCCGTGCCCGGCGACGACGGCtccccgggcggccccggccccctccTGCCGCCCCTCCTTGCTGACACCGAGTCGCCCTTCGACCTggagcagcagtggcaggacCTCATGTCCATCATGGAGATGCAG GCGATGGAAGTGAACAACACAACCACCGAAACCCTGTACAACGGCACGAGCGGAGACCTGCTGGCTTCCAACTACAGCCTGGCCCCCGGCACCCCCATCAACCAGAACGTCAGCCTGCATCAGGCCTCACTGGGGGGCTGCTCGCAGGATTTCCCCCTCTTCGGCGCTGAGATCGAGAGCCCCTCCATGGCCGGCAGCTCGgcgctgctgcagctggtgccGGACAACTCCACCGGCCTCAACGCCACCTTCAGCGCCACCAACCTGAGCGGGATCTTCTTCCCGCCGCAGCTGAATGGCACCGGCAACGAGACGGGTGGCCCTGAGCTGCCCGACCCGCTGGGCGGGCTGCTGGACGAGGCCATGCTGGACGAGATCAGCCTGATGGACCTGGCCATCGAGGAGGGCTTCAACCCCGTGCAGGCCTCGCAGCTCGAGGAGGAGTTTGACTCCGACTCGGGGCTCTCGCTGGATTCCAGCCACAGTCCCGCTTCTCTGAGCAGCTCGGAAGCCTCGTCCTCATCGTCCTCGTCCTCCTcgtcctcttcctcctcctcgttTTCCGAGGAAGGAGCCGTCGGCTACAGCTCGGACTCGGAAAACGTGGACTTCGAAGAGGCGGAAGGGGCGGTTGGCTACCAGCCAGAGTACAGCAAGTTCTGCCGCATGAGCTACCAGGAGCCCTCGCAGCTGCAGTACCTGCCCTACCTGGAGCACGTCGGCCACAACCACACGTACAACATGGCCCCGGGGGACCCCGAGGAGCCCAAACCCCCCAGCACCGGCAAGAAGAGCGGCAAGGAGAAACCGTCCGAGTTCCTGGACAAGCAGATGAGCCGGGACGAGCACCGCGCCAGGGCCATGAAGATCCCGTTCACCAACGACAAGATCATCAACCTGCCCGTGGAGGAGTTCAACGAGCTCCTCTCCAAGTACCAGCTCAGCGAGGCCCAGCTCAGCCTGATCCGCGACATCCGCCGGCGCGGCAAGAACAAGATGGCAGCGCAGAACTGCCGCAAGAGGAAGCTGGACACCATCCTCAACCTGGAACGCGATGTCGAGGACTTGCAGCGCGACAAGTCCAAACTGCTCAGGGAGAAGGTGGAGTTTCTCAAATCCATCCGCCAGATGAAGCAAAAGGTGCAGAATCTTTACCAAGAAGTGTTCGGGCGCCTGCGGGACGAGAACGGGCGGCCCTACTCCCCCAGCCAGTACGCCCTGCAGTACGCCAGCGACGGCAGCGTCATCTTGATACCCCGCGCCGTGGCCGAGCAGCAGTCCCGGCGGCAGGAACGCAAACAGAAGGACCGGAGGAAGTGA